From a single Candidatus Izimaplasma bacterium HR1 genomic region:
- the glpK gene encoding Glycerol kinase, with the protein MKKYVIAIDQGTTSSRTIVFNRKGEIVSSSQREIEMIYEKENYVEQNAYDIWSTVLSTLAESLLTAEILPEEVSSIGITNQRETTILWDKRNGKPIYKAIVWQSKQSNDICDELKEKGLNDFFKQKTGLLIDPYFSATKIKWVLDNVAGAKQLMDEGNLMFGTVDTWLLYKLSGNKVHKTDYTNASRTLLFNIFEKKWDLEILELLGINPNILPEVCDSNSVFGITARQTFFGAEIPIAGILGDQQSALFGQLCLEEGSIKNTYGTGCFMLMNTGTTPTLSSKGLLTTIAYTIDGVTTYALEGSVFVAGSAIQWLRDQLDFFMDSSESEALATSVDDNYGVVLVPAFVGLGTPYWDTEAKGAIFGLTRGTNKAHITRATLESLAYQTKDIINVMSKESKIAPTFLKVDGGAAKNNFLMQFQSDILDIEILRPKINETTALGAAYMSGLATNFFKDIAEIKNLTSLDKTFKPNMNEEKRNTLYNNWLKAVEVTRKFK; encoded by the coding sequence TTGAAAAAATACGTAATTGCAATCGATCAAGGAACAACGTCATCTAGAACTATTGTTTTTAATAGAAAAGGTGAAATCGTATCATCAAGTCAACGTGAGATAGAAATGATATACGAAAAGGAAAACTACGTTGAACAGAACGCTTACGACATTTGGAGTACAGTTCTTAGTACTTTAGCAGAAAGTCTATTAACCGCAGAAATCTTACCAGAAGAGGTTTCTAGTATTGGAATTACTAACCAAAGAGAAACAACTATTCTTTGGGATAAACGAAATGGTAAACCAATATATAAGGCTATCGTATGGCAAAGTAAGCAAAGTAACGATATTTGTGATGAATTAAAGGAAAAAGGATTAAATGATTTCTTTAAACAAAAAACTGGTCTTTTAATCGACCCTTACTTTAGTGCTACTAAGATTAAATGGGTTTTAGATAATGTAGCTGGTGCAAAACAGCTGATGGATGAAGGTAATCTAATGTTTGGGACTGTTGATACTTGGCTTTTATATAAGTTGAGTGGGAATAAAGTCCATAAAACAGATTATACAAACGCCTCAAGAACATTACTTTTTAATATCTTTGAAAAGAAATGGGATTTAGAAATATTAGAATTACTAGGAATCAATCCTAATATCTTACCTGAGGTATGTGATTCAAATAGTGTATTTGGAATTACCGCAAGACAAACATTCTTCGGTGCAGAGATACCAATAGCTGGTATTTTAGGAGATCAACAATCTGCATTATTCGGACAACTTTGCTTGGAAGAAGGTAGCATTAAAAACACTTATGGTACTGGTTGTTTTATGTTAATGAATACCGGAACAACCCCAACTTTAAGTTCTAAAGGTCTTTTAACAACAATAGCTTACACAATTGATGGTGTAACAACATATGCATTAGAAGGAAGTGTTTTTGTTGCTGGTAGTGCAATCCAGTGGTTAAGAGATCAACTTGATTTCTTTATGGATTCCAGTGAGAGTGAAGCATTAGCTACTAGTGTTGATGACAATTACGGAGTTGTTTTAGTCCCCGCTTTTGTTGGGTTAGGAACACCATACTGGGACACTGAAGCTAAAGGTGCAATCTTTGGCTTAACTAGAGGAACAAACAAAGCACATATCACAAGAGCTACTTTGGAAAGTCTAGCTTATCAAACTAAAGACATTATCAATGTTATGAGTAAGGAATCAAAAATCGCGCCTACATTTTTAAAAGTTGATGGTGGAGCTGCAAAAAACAACTTTTTGATGCAATTTCAAAGTGATATTTTAGATATTGAAATCCTCAGACCTAAAATCAATGAAACAACTGCTTTAGGGGCTGCTTATATGAGTGGTTTAGCTACAAATTTCTTTAAAGATATTGCTGAAATTAAAAATCTGACATCATTAGATAAAACTTTTAAACCAAATATGAATGAGGAGAAAAGAAATACTTTGTATAATAACTGGTTAAAAGCAGTTGAAGTAACTCGAAAATTTAAGTAA
- the deoC1 gene encoding Deoxyribose-phosphate aldolase 1 → MKINKLIDHTYLKAFGTDTELNKLLEEAKEFDFKSVCVNPFWVAKAAKELKGTDVLVCTVIGFPLGANTSAVKVYEAKDAINNGANEIDMVLNVGKVKMQDYDFIYNEVKSVKEACGNLTLKVILETCYLTKEEIRLASEACIKAGADFVKTSTGFGTGGALIEDVKIMKEVAKDKQVKASGGVRSFEDVEKMVEAGATRIGTSSGVKLVQGKVSDSDY, encoded by the coding sequence ATGAAAATCAACAAACTAATTGATCACACTTATTTAAAAGCATTTGGAACAGACACAGAATTAAACAAATTATTAGAAGAGGCAAAAGAGTTCGACTTCAAGAGCGTTTGCGTTAACCCGTTTTGGGTAGCTAAAGCTGCTAAAGAATTGAAAGGTACCGACGTTTTAGTATGTACTGTTATCGGATTCCCTTTAGGAGCTAATACATCAGCTGTTAAAGTTTACGAAGCAAAAGATGCAATTAACAACGGAGCTAACGAAATCGATATGGTTTTAAACGTTGGTAAAGTTAAAATGCAAGACTATGACTTCATTTATAATGAAGTAAAATCAGTTAAAGAAGCATGTGGTAATTTAACTCTAAAAGTTATCTTAGAAACTTGTTACTTAACTAAAGAAGAAATTAGATTAGCAAGTGAAGCTTGTATTAAAGCTGGTGCTGATTTTGTTAAAACTTCAACTGGTTTTGGAACTGGTGGAGCTTTAATTGAAGATGTTAAAATCATGAAAGAAGTTGCAAAAGATAAACAAGTAAAAGCTTCAGGTGGAGTTAGAAGCTTTGAAGATGTCGAAAAAATGGTAGAAGCAGGAGCTACAAGAATTGGTACTTCAAGTGGAGTTAAACTAGTTCAAGGTAAAGTTTCTGATTCAGATTATTAA
- the ileS gene encoding Isoleucine--tRNA ligase: MSKDYKETLHMPRTDFKMRGNLGNNEPLMQAAWNDLDLYNERLKKNEGNKEYVLHDGPPYANGNIHIGHALNKTLKDFVVRYKAMRGYYTRYVPGWDTHGLPIETALVKTKKVNRNLIDKVEFRKMCEEYAKEQVDKQRTQFKRLGILGEWDNPYITLQPKYEASQIRVFADMVEKGLIFKGKKPIFWSPSSETALAEAEIEYHDKKDASIYVAMDAVEKLGLVDFDFKYIIWTTTPWTIPANLAIAVGEQMLYSFVKVDDKEIYLVATELLEELTKLFEWEKVETVKEVKGRELENMTYKHPLYDRISPVVLGHHVSTEGGTGLVHTAPGHGEDDFMIGQNYGLETLCPVDGKGHMTAEAGKYEGQFIEVCNKSVVADLDEMGYLLKLVWITHSYPHDWRTKKPVIFRATAQWFASIESLKDDMIKEIKEITWYPKWGEIRMENMVKDRKAWCISRQRTWGVPIPVFYNEDGTEILDKNVINHVANIFEKEGTNAWYLRTAKELLPSGYTNEASPNGEFTKETDILDVWFDSGTSHQGGMSDFGLPYPSDLYLEGSDQYRGWFNSSLSTGVAHMGKSPYKTCLTHGFVLDGDGRKMSKSLGNVIDPLKIIKQMGADILRLWVASVDYQSDVRISNDMMKQVSESYRKIRNTFRFMLGNIKDFNPLTDTVPFEKRPEVDQYMTIKVNNLVKECLYRYDHFEFDAVYREITNFVTRELSAFYLDFTKDILYIVKADDLQRRSVQSVLYEALLSLLKLLTPYLPHTTHETYLHLPYQEFKNMYLEDMPEVNDLGSEGLLQKYDKFMNIRDNVLKALEEARNKQVIGKSFNAKLTLYPTGDTKELLENLNANLGQIFIVSQFEMKEGKGEYEFNELSIDVVKADGETCDRCWQVVEHTHDGLCERCTDVLK; the protein is encoded by the coding sequence ATGAGTAAAGACTACAAAGAAACTTTGCATATGCCTAGAACCGACTTTAAAATGAGAGGTAATCTAGGAAATAATGAACCATTAATGCAAGCAGCATGGAATGATCTTGATCTTTATAATGAAAGATTAAAGAAAAATGAGGGAAATAAGGAATACGTTCTTCATGATGGTCCTCCATACGCTAATGGTAATATCCATATCGGACATGCTTTGAATAAAACATTAAAAGATTTTGTTGTTCGTTATAAGGCAATGCGAGGATATTATACAAGATATGTACCTGGGTGGGATACACACGGGTTACCAATTGAAACTGCTTTAGTGAAAACTAAAAAAGTAAATCGTAATTTAATTGACAAAGTAGAATTTAGAAAGATGTGCGAAGAATATGCTAAAGAGCAAGTAGATAAACAACGCACACAGTTTAAACGTTTAGGGATATTAGGTGAATGGGATAACCCATATATAACTTTACAACCTAAGTATGAAGCTTCACAAATCAGAGTTTTTGCTGATATGGTAGAAAAAGGTTTAATCTTTAAAGGTAAAAAACCAATTTTCTGGAGTCCTTCAAGTGAAACTGCACTAGCAGAAGCCGAAATCGAGTATCATGATAAAAAAGATGCTTCTATTTATGTTGCTATGGACGCAGTTGAAAAACTAGGTTTAGTTGATTTTGACTTTAAGTACATTATCTGGACTACAACACCTTGGACAATCCCTGCTAACTTAGCAATTGCTGTTGGTGAGCAAATGCTTTATTCATTTGTTAAAGTTGATGACAAGGAAATCTACTTAGTAGCAACTGAATTATTAGAAGAGCTTACTAAACTATTTGAATGGGAAAAAGTTGAAACAGTAAAAGAAGTTAAAGGTCGTGAATTAGAAAACATGACTTATAAACATCCTTTATATGATAGAATCAGTCCTGTAGTTTTAGGACACCACGTAAGTACTGAGGGTGGAACTGGTTTAGTTCACACTGCTCCAGGACACGGGGAAGATGACTTTATGATTGGACAAAATTACGGACTTGAAACTTTATGTCCTGTTGATGGTAAAGGTCATATGACCGCAGAAGCTGGTAAATACGAAGGACAATTCATTGAAGTTTGTAATAAATCTGTTGTTGCAGATTTAGATGAAATGGGTTATTTATTAAAACTAGTTTGGATTACTCATAGTTACCCTCATGATTGGCGTACTAAAAAACCTGTTATCTTCCGTGCAACTGCACAATGGTTTGCTAGTATCGAATCATTAAAAGATGATATGATTAAAGAGATTAAAGAAATTACCTGGTACCCTAAATGGGGAGAAATAAGAATGGAAAACATGGTTAAAGACCGTAAAGCATGGTGTATTAGCCGTCAAAGAACTTGGGGAGTTCCAATTCCTGTCTTCTATAACGAAGACGGAACTGAAATCCTTGATAAAAATGTAATCAATCATGTTGCCAATATCTTTGAAAAAGAAGGTACTAACGCATGGTACTTAAGAACAGCTAAAGAGCTATTACCAAGTGGTTATACAAATGAAGCTTCACCTAATGGTGAATTCACTAAAGAAACAGATATCTTAGATGTTTGGTTCGATAGTGGAACATCTCACCAAGGTGGAATGAGTGACTTTGGTCTTCCTTATCCAAGTGATTTATACTTAGAAGGTAGTGATCAATATCGTGGTTGGTTTAATTCAAGTTTATCAACTGGTGTAGCTCATATGGGTAAATCACCTTACAAAACATGTTTAACACATGGTTTCGTGCTTGATGGTGATGGGCGCAAAATGTCTAAATCATTAGGTAATGTTATCGATCCTCTTAAAATCATCAAACAAATGGGTGCTGATATCTTACGTTTATGGGTAGCTAGTGTTGATTACCAAAGTGATGTTAGAATTTCTAATGATATGATGAAACAAGTTTCTGAGAGTTATCGTAAAATCAGAAACACATTCCGCTTTATGTTAGGAAACATCAAAGACTTCAATCCTCTTACTGACACAGTTCCATTTGAAAAACGTCCTGAAGTGGATCAATATATGACTATTAAAGTAAATAATTTAGTTAAAGAATGTTTATACCGTTATGATCACTTTGAATTTGATGCAGTATATAGAGAAATCACTAACTTTGTGACAAGAGAACTAAGTGCATTTTACTTAGATTTCACAAAAGATATCTTATATATCGTTAAAGCTGATGACTTACAAAGAAGAAGTGTTCAATCAGTATTGTATGAAGCATTACTTTCATTATTAAAACTATTAACTCCGTACCTACCACATACAACTCATGAAACATACCTTCATTTACCATATCAAGAGTTTAAAAATATGTATTTAGAAGATATGCCAGAAGTTAATGATTTAGGTAGTGAAGGATTACTTCAAAAATATGACAAGTTTATGAATATTAGAGATAATGTTTTAAAAGCTTTGGAAGAAGCTCGTAATAAACAAGTAATCGGTAAATCATTTAACGCAAAACTAACGCTTTATCCTACCGGTGATACTAAAGAATTACTAGAAAACTTAAATGCTAATTTAGGACAAATCTTCATCGTTTCCCAGTTTGAAATGAAAGAAGGAAAAGGTGAATATGAGTTCAATGAATTAAGTATTGATGTTGTTAAAGCAGATGGTGAAACTTGTGATAGATGTTGGCAAGTTGTAGAGCATACTCATGATGGTTTATGTGAACGCTGTACTGATGTTTTAAAATAA
- the ssbB gene encoding Single-stranded DNA-binding protein SsbB, whose amino-acid sequence MLNQIILVGRLVYDPELRTLDDGRKVTTITMAIQRPYKNAETGEYDTDFIKCTLWTGIAENTVNYCKKGSVIGVKARLAQRYFEYDEGKTFSYGEVIAEKITFINTKKE is encoded by the coding sequence ATGTTAAATCAAATTATACTAGTAGGTAGATTAGTTTATGATCCTGAATTAAGAACTTTAGATGATGGAAGAAAAGTTACGACAATTACTATGGCAATACAACGTCCCTATAAAAATGCTGAAACTGGTGAATACGACACTGATTTTATTAAGTGTACACTGTGGACTGGAATTGCTGAAAACACCGTAAATTACTGTAAAAAAGGTAGTGTTATAGGTGTCAAAGCAAGACTAGCTCAAAGGTATTTTGAATATGACGAGGGTAAAACATTTAGCTATGGCGAAGTAATTGCTGAAAAGATTACATTTATAAATACTAAAAAAGAATAA
- a CDS encoding LemA family protein has product MDGFLIVLFVVIGLVVVVGLWYIATMNRLRQLEVKVNEAESGIDVALTKRFDVLTKLVGAVKGYAKHEAETFENVTKWRAGLPKSLTLQEKQEFMGKMDAVQSGINVQVEAYPELKAEKSFLNLQRNITDVEEHLQAARRLYNSNVSTINSSIVTFPTSFVANAIHMTKKEFFEAEISKRKDVEISF; this is encoded by the coding sequence ATGGATGGTTTTTTAATAGTATTATTTGTCGTTATCGGATTAGTTGTAGTAGTGGGATTATGGTACATAGCAACAATGAATCGTTTACGTCAATTAGAAGTAAAAGTAAACGAAGCAGAAAGTGGAATTGACGTTGCACTTACAAAACGTTTTGATGTACTAACTAAATTAGTTGGAGCAGTTAAAGGTTATGCTAAACATGAAGCAGAAACATTTGAAAATGTTACTAAATGGCGTGCAGGATTACCTAAAAGCCTTACACTACAAGAAAAACAAGAGTTTATGGGCAAAATGGATGCAGTTCAATCAGGTATCAATGTTCAAGTTGAAGCTTATCCTGAATTAAAAGCAGAAAAGTCGTTCTTAAACTTACAAAGAAACATTACTGACGTAGAAGAACATTTACAAGCTGCAAGAAGACTTTATAACTCAAATGTTTCAACAATTAACTCAAGTATCGTTACATTCCCTACAAGCTTTGTAGCTAATGCGATTCATATGACTAAAAAAGAATTCTTTGAAGCAGAAATTTCAAAACGTAAAGACGTTGAAATTAGTTTCTAA
- a CDS encoding Peptidase M16 inactive domain protein: MKIKHIKQDNFNINILETKKFKTTRVEITFANHLTKENTTRRALLPYLLKSITTIYPTRSSLQIALEDMYSAGFGAGIKKVGLTQIITFDLSIINNKYTFNNEDLFLKGIDFLKEIIFNPQFNEEIFNEEKRLLNEYFKGVYANKMRYSVKEALNSMYKGELYNIDAYGNEEELETLTLEECIEAYNDMINNDTININIVGDINADEIKTMINKELNFKPRANNLVLIDNTEKPLRDHEVIIESQNVSQAKLVIGYQFPVYYSTDEYYQAIVLNTLIGGGPESLLFKKIREDLSLVYFIGSAYDQNKGSFMIYSGINQDHYGAVVEEVGNVINNIVTKNYEDKFLTIAKKGIISGLLQSFDNGNSLISRLNSLSLFDKKLNLDELIRKVNDVTKEQLADLGQLITRDITYLLRNDNHENN; this comes from the coding sequence ATGAAAATAAAACACATAAAACAAGATAACTTCAACATTAATATCTTAGAGACAAAGAAGTTCAAAACAACAAGAGTAGAAATTACTTTCGCAAACCACTTAACTAAGGAAAATACAACAAGAAGAGCGCTTTTACCATACCTTTTGAAATCTATCACAACAATTTACCCAACACGTTCAAGCTTACAGATAGCTTTAGAAGATATGTATAGTGCTGGTTTTGGCGCAGGAATTAAAAAAGTTGGTTTAACGCAAATAATTACTTTTGATCTTTCAATTATTAATAATAAATACACTTTTAATAATGAAGACCTGTTTTTGAAAGGAATTGATTTCCTAAAAGAGATTATTTTCAATCCTCAATTCAATGAAGAAATCTTTAATGAGGAAAAACGTTTATTAAATGAGTACTTCAAAGGTGTTTATGCTAATAAAATGCGTTACTCTGTTAAGGAAGCTCTCAATAGCATGTATAAGGGTGAACTTTATAATATCGATGCTTACGGTAATGAAGAAGAACTTGAAACTCTAACTCTAGAAGAATGTATTGAAGCTTACAATGATATGATTAATAATGATACAATCAATATCAATATCGTTGGTGATATCAACGCAGATGAAATCAAGACAATGATTAATAAAGAGTTAAACTTTAAACCAAGAGCAAACAACCTAGTATTAATCGATAATACAGAAAAACCTCTAAGAGATCATGAAGTTATCATTGAAAGTCAAAATGTTAGTCAAGCTAAATTAGTTATCGGTTATCAATTTCCTGTTTATTACAGTACTGATGAATACTATCAGGCAATTGTTTTAAATACTTTAATCGGTGGTGGGCCAGAAAGTCTCCTATTTAAGAAAATTAGAGAAGACTTAAGTTTAGTTTATTTTATAGGTAGTGCTTACGATCAAAACAAAGGTTCATTTATGATTTACAGTGGTATAAATCAAGACCACTATGGTGCAGTCGTAGAAGAAGTTGGCAATGTAATAAATAATATAGTAACCAAAAACTATGAAGATAAATTCCTTACAATAGCTAAAAAAGGTATCATTAGTGGTTTACTACAATCATTTGATAACGGTAATTCATTAATTTCAAGATTAAATTCTTTATCGTTATTTGATAAAAAACTTAACCTGGATGAATTAATCCGTAAAGTCAACGATGTCACTAAAGAGCAACTAGCAGATTTAGGACAATTAATCACTAGAGATATCACTTATCTTTTAAGGAATGATAATCATGAAAACAATTAA
- the ytpA gene encoding Phospholipase YtpA has protein sequence MKKEFKLQDPYEHEIHTYLWETTEKPKGVVQLIHGAAEYADRYHEFAEYLNNMGYHVIGNDHLGHGKTSTNLDYVYFESTIGFHQLYEGIKTVRDYIEENYPKLPVIMFAHSMGSFIGRYSILHDHKRYDQAIFSGTGLFEPISLTYGRIIAKVISMIKGDKYVSNFFNHSVLDSHIRSMKKNGIINKRIEWISDDVQIQRDFKENKYCGMPFTIGAQLDVLRFIPEIQNKRMIKDSASATAIFFISGDLDGLGHYGIDAKKLYNMYHDCGYSNVKYTVLNNTRHEIVNAQDKIAHYKLIGDWITRNL, from the coding sequence ATGAAAAAAGAGTTCAAACTTCAAGATCCTTACGAGCACGAAATTCATACTTACTTATGGGAAACAACAGAAAAACCAAAAGGTGTTGTCCAGTTGATTCATGGTGCTGCAGAATATGCTGATAGATATCATGAATTCGCAGAATACTTGAATAATATGGGTTATCATGTAATTGGTAATGACCATTTAGGACACGGGAAAACTTCTACTAACTTAGATTACGTATATTTTGAATCTACAATTGGTTTCCACCAATTATATGAAGGTATAAAAACCGTTCGTGATTACATTGAAGAGAACTATCCAAAACTACCTGTGATAATGTTTGCACATTCAATGGGTTCTTTTATTGGAAGATATTCAATTTTACATGATCATAAACGATACGATCAAGCAATATTTAGTGGTACTGGTTTGTTTGAGCCAATATCATTAACTTATGGACGTATTATCGCAAAAGTTATATCAATGATTAAAGGCGATAAATACGTAAGTAATTTCTTTAATCATAGTGTTCTTGATAGTCATATAAGAAGTATGAAAAAGAACGGAATTATTAATAAAAGAATTGAATGGATTAGTGACGATGTCCAAATCCAAAGAGATTTTAAAGAAAACAAATATTGTGGTATGCCTTTTACAATCGGTGCTCAATTAGATGTTTTAAGATTTATCCCTGAAATCCAAAATAAGCGAATGATTAAAGATAGTGCTAGTGCTACTGCCATTTTCTTTATATCTGGAGATTTAGATGGTTTAGGACATTACGGGATTGATGCTAAAAAATTATATAACATGTATCACGATTGTGGTTATTCAAACGTTAAATATACCGTATTGAATAATACTCGTCATGAGATTGTAAATGCTCAAGACAAAATTGCTCATTACAAACTAATTGGCGACTGGATTACAAGAAACTTATAG
- the deoD_2 gene encoding Purine nucleoside phosphorylase DeoD-type: protein MATAHIEAKEGVIAKTVLMPGDPLRAKFIADTYLENVVQFNNVRGMLGFTGTYNGKTISVMGSGMGMPSIGIYSYELYKFYGVENIVRIGSCGAYTADLDLYDVLLVDRAWSESTYPETQSGVETGEYTFPDETLNEELLVVAKELNIPVTKGTIHSSDVFYREDRTVGQKIFKEKNAIAVEMESFALFHNAKVLGKKAACLLTVSDNLVTQQETTSEERQNAFTKMMDIALGLAK, encoded by the coding sequence ATGGCTACAGCACATATAGAAGCAAAAGAAGGCGTAATCGCTAAAACAGTCTTAATGCCCGGAGATCCACTTCGTGCAAAATTTATCGCTGATACATATTTAGAAAACGTTGTTCAATTCAACAATGTTCGAGGAATGTTAGGTTTCACAGGTACTTATAATGGTAAAACAATCTCAGTAATGGGTAGCGGTATGGGAATGCCAAGTATTGGAATTTACTCATACGAGCTATACAAATTCTATGGTGTTGAAAACATTGTTAGAATTGGTAGTTGTGGAGCATATACTGCTGACTTAGATCTTTATGATGTATTACTAGTTGATAGAGCTTGGAGCGAATCAACTTATCCTGAAACGCAATCAGGTGTTGAAACAGGAGAATATACATTCCCTGATGAAACATTAAATGAAGAATTATTAGTAGTTGCTAAGGAATTGAATATCCCAGTTACAAAAGGAACAATTCATTCAAGTGATGTATTCTATAGAGAAGACCGTACAGTTGGACAAAAAATCTTCAAAGAGAAAAATGCAATCGCAGTAGAAATGGAATCATTCGCATTATTCCATAATGCTAAAGTCCTTGGAAAAAAAGCTGCTTGCTTACTAACAGTTTCAGATAACCTAGTAACACAACAAGAAACAACTTCAGAAGAAAGACAAAATGCTTTTACTAAAATGATGGATATTGCTTTAGGATTAGCTAAATAA
- the albF gene encoding Putative zinc protease AlbF, which yields MKTINFADINETLYCEELSNGLQIYFLPKKGFNKTYVTISTPLGSNVTDYQVNGTKKTIPLGIAHFLEHKLFDKEGFDLSEKFALNDAQVNAYTMNTRTTYLFHCTDNLNKNIETLLNLVFNPIFTEEGIKSELGIIEQEIRMYEDDPNTVLYMGSIRNMFNNHPVRNDILGTVESIGTINKEMLDDVHSAFYNPSNMIMFVTGNYDLDEVLEVIKSNAPVIDKKDVTLNHIIEDVKVNEANGSKDQEVLIANTLLSVKLGATDYNTEDIIKKELTYSILLDMLLGKSSNNYQDLLKKELLNDTFGLDITLEESYGFLLFGGNTNNPEDFYKEMKNILINANVNELSEFHFTRAKKQIVGGFITALNSLEYIANQFTKYHFQNASLFDILHIAKAITFEDVKESVKFLKNKESYTTFTVNPNKKR from the coding sequence ATGAAAACAATTAACTTTGCCGATATAAATGAAACACTGTACTGTGAAGAATTATCTAATGGGCTACAAATTTACTTCTTACCAAAAAAAGGTTTCAATAAAACCTATGTAACGATATCAACCCCACTAGGGTCGAACGTTACTGATTATCAAGTTAATGGAACTAAAAAAACAATTCCCTTAGGAATTGCTCACTTTTTGGAACATAAATTATTTGATAAAGAAGGATTTGATTTAAGTGAGAAATTTGCCCTTAATGACGCCCAAGTAAATGCTTATACAATGAACACAAGAACTACTTACCTTTTCCACTGTACTGATAACTTAAATAAAAATATTGAAACATTGTTAAACTTAGTGTTTAACCCAATCTTCACAGAAGAAGGAATTAAAAGTGAACTAGGAATCATCGAACAAGAAATAAGAATGTATGAAGATGACCCTAACACAGTTCTTTATATGGGTTCGATTAGAAATATGTTTAACAATCATCCGGTTAGAAATGATATCTTAGGTACTGTTGAATCAATCGGAACAATTAATAAAGAAATGTTAGATGATGTCCACAGTGCGTTTTATAACCCATCTAACATGATTATGTTTGTTACAGGTAACTATGATTTAGATGAGGTATTAGAAGTAATAAAATCAAATGCACCTGTAATAGATAAAAAAGATGTTACCTTAAATCACATAATCGAAGATGTAAAAGTGAATGAAGCTAATGGATCTAAAGATCAAGAAGTTCTAATCGCAAATACTTTACTATCTGTCAAACTAGGAGCAACTGATTATAATACTGAAGACATCATAAAGAAGGAACTAACATATTCAATACTTTTAGATATGTTACTAGGTAAATCAAGCAACAATTATCAGGATTTGCTAAAGAAGGAACTTTTGAATGATACTTTCGGTTTAGATATTACTTTGGAAGAGTCTTATGGTTTCTTATTATTTGGTGGTAACACTAATAACCCTGAAGATTTTTATAAAGAGATGAAAAATATTCTAATAAATGCAAATGTAAATGAACTTAGTGAATTTCATTTCACAAGAGCTAAAAAACAAATTGTCGGTGGTTTCATTACTGCCCTTAATAGTTTAGAGTATATCGCAAACCAATTCACTAAATATCATTTTCAAAATGCATCTTTGTTTGATATACTACATATCGCAAAAGCAATTACCTTTGAAGATGTTAAAGAATCGGTTAAGTTTCTAAAGAATAAAGAATCATATACAACATTCACTGTTAATCCAAACAAAAAGCGATGA